One genomic segment of Chryseobacterium phocaeense includes these proteins:
- a CDS encoding carboxy terminal-processing peptidase: MWKNFKLNKFLLLIPLTSLMFCFNSPKNDDEKMQTIMVSVKNTLSYLHYSPKPINDAYSKDVYKHYFELVDPAKRYFLQSDMDEFSKHETKLDDYISQGDLIFYKTTIDRLYQRVDEIDKITQDIFSKPINLQEDETYVFEPKLKKAPANKQEQYNEWRKYIKYYILQEVESMNSKEEAQKEKKDSVQKYKLKDTIKFQPLTQDQKIKKATDEVKDLVKDTFTRFKKRKKMDWFTVYMNAYTEVFDPHTNYYSPKDKEDFDTQFTGKVIGIGAIIQEKKGNLYLGALTIGAPAWKSKQLSEGDKILKVKSKPKDDAVNVVGMLSDEAVRLIRGEKGTPVTLTVQKKDGTIKDVTMIREEVAIEDTFARSIVVNSPNGKKYGFINLPSFNADFENAKGRNASDDIKAEILKLKQQNIEGIVLDLRNNGGGSLTEVGDIMGLFMDAGPYVQVKDGNGKIQTLKNKNETPIWTGPLVIMQNELSASASEILAGVMQDYGRAMIIGSPQSFGKGTVQTFVDLNRFLNTEDDFGSLKLTIQKFYRVTGESTQRKGIVSDIQMKDFFTYAEVGERYDDFALAWDKIPGTKFEKLNYFNIQALEKASADRMAKNSNYQLLLESAQWREKLDKEESITLNINKFNELMKQRKAQIEKFKALTKFENGLKFMMYPGEIEREKKDEAFKKKSEMWIKNLKKDPYLQEAMNIVSDMGTKS; the protein is encoded by the coding sequence ATGTGGAAAAATTTCAAACTGAATAAATTTTTACTCCTGATTCCATTGACAAGTCTAATGTTTTGTTTCAACTCGCCAAAGAATGACGACGAAAAGATGCAGACGATCATGGTGAGCGTAAAGAATACACTTTCTTATCTACATTACAGCCCGAAACCCATCAATGATGCCTATTCAAAGGACGTTTATAAACACTATTTCGAGCTGGTAGACCCCGCAAAAAGATATTTTCTTCAGTCTGATATGGATGAATTCAGCAAGCACGAAACAAAGCTTGATGACTATATCAGCCAGGGAGACCTGATATTTTATAAAACAACCATCGACAGGCTTTATCAAAGGGTGGATGAAATTGATAAAATCACCCAGGATATTTTCAGCAAGCCTATCAATCTGCAGGAAGATGAAACCTATGTTTTTGAACCTAAATTAAAGAAAGCTCCTGCCAATAAGCAGGAACAGTACAATGAATGGAGAAAATACATCAAGTATTACATTCTGCAGGAGGTAGAATCTATGAACAGCAAAGAAGAAGCTCAGAAAGAAAAGAAAGATTCTGTTCAGAAATACAAACTGAAAGATACCATCAAGTTTCAGCCGCTCACTCAGGATCAGAAGATCAAAAAAGCGACCGATGAAGTGAAAGACCTTGTGAAAGATACCTTTACAAGATTCAAGAAAAGAAAGAAAATGGATTGGTTTACGGTGTATATGAATGCCTATACAGAAGTATTTGATCCGCACACCAATTATTATTCTCCAAAAGACAAAGAAGATTTTGACACTCAGTTTACAGGAAAAGTAATCGGTATCGGAGCGATTATCCAGGAGAAAAAAGGAAACCTTTATCTGGGTGCTCTGACCATCGGCGCGCCGGCATGGAAATCGAAACAGCTTAGCGAAGGAGATAAAATACTAAAAGTAAAATCCAAGCCGAAAGATGATGCCGTAAATGTAGTGGGAATGCTTTCCGATGAAGCCGTAAGACTCATCAGAGGTGAAAAGGGCACACCGGTAACATTAACCGTTCAGAAAAAAGACGGAACCATCAAGGATGTAACGATGATCCGTGAAGAAGTTGCGATAGAAGATACGTTTGCAAGAAGTATCGTGGTGAACTCTCCAAACGGAAAAAAATACGGATTTATCAACCTTCCGAGCTTTAATGCGGATTTCGAAAATGCCAAAGGAAGAAACGCTTCTGATGATATCAAAGCTGAAATCCTGAAGCTTAAACAGCAGAATATTGAAGGAATTGTTCTAGATCTTAGAAATAACGGTGGAGGATCATTAACGGAAGTAGGAGATATCATGGGACTGTTCATGGATGCCGGACCTTACGTACAGGTTAAAGACGGAAACGGAAAGATCCAGACCTTAAAAAATAAAAATGAGACACCGATCTGGACAGGTCCACTGGTGATTATGCAGAACGAGCTTTCAGCATCTGCTTCTGAGATTTTAGCAGGAGTAATGCAGGATTACGGAAGAGCAATGATCATCGGTTCTCCGCAATCATTTGGAAAAGGAACTGTACAGACGTTCGTAGACCTGAACAGATTTTTGAATACAGAAGATGATTTTGGATCTTTAAAACTGACAATTCAGAAGTTCTACAGAGTTACAGGAGAATCTACACAGAGAAAAGGAATTGTTTCAGACATTCAGATGAAAGACTTCTTTACTTACGCAGAAGTAGGAGAGCGTTATGATGATTTTGCTTTGGCTTGGGATAAAATTCCGGGAACGAAATTCGAAAAACTGAATTATTTCAATATCCAGGCCCTTGAAAAAGCAAGTGCAGACAGAATGGCTAAAAACAGCAATTATCAGCTTCTGCTTGAATCGGCACAGTGGAGAGAGAAACTGGATAAAGAAGAAAGCATTACGCTTAACATTAATAAATTCAATGAACTCATGAAGCAGAGAAAAGCCCAGATCGAGAAGTTCAAAGCTTTAACCAAGTTTGAGAACGGTCTGAAGTTCATGATGTACCCTGGTGAAATTGAAAGAGAGAAAAAAGATGAAGCTTTCAAGAAAAAATCTGAAATGTGGATCAAGAATCTTAAAAAGGATCCATACTTACAGGAAGCTATGAATATCGTTTCCGATATGGGAACAAAATCATAA
- a CDS encoding type II toxin-antitoxin system RelE/ParE family toxin, which yields MSGLNKKSAGKIIYNIDLAEQTNDPRLLKKLSGEIWEFRTRYLGSQYRLLAFWDKRDGENTLVIATHGFIKKDSKVPKKELEKAEKIREKYLK from the coding sequence CTGTCGGGCCTTAATAAAAAATCAGCAGGAAAAATAATTTATAATATTGATTTGGCTGAACAGACTAATGATCCCAGGCTCTTAAAAAAATTAAGTGGAGAAATCTGGGAGTTCAGGACAAGATATTTGGGAAGCCAGTATAGGCTATTGGCATTCTGGGACAAAAGAGATGGTGAAAATACCCTCGTAATTGCTACTCATGGTTTTATTAAAAAAGACAGTAAAGTACCAAAGAAAGAATTGGAAAAAGCAGAAAAAATAAGAGAAAAATATCTAAAATAG
- a CDS encoding helix-turn-helix domain-containing protein produces MAKREIKKYTLADIKDRYIGKEGSEERQQYEYELRMDVLGHLIKAARKERNLTQLELGELVGVQKAQISKIENNITNATVATVMKVFDALNAELKFSIKLEGKRLEAELH; encoded by the coding sequence ATGGCAAAGAGAGAAATAAAAAAATATACCCTTGCCGATATAAAAGATCGTTACATCGGCAAAGAAGGAAGTGAAGAGAGGCAGCAATATGAATATGAACTGAGAATGGATGTGTTGGGACACTTGATAAAAGCAGCACGAAAAGAAAGAAACCTCACACAGCTGGAACTGGGAGAATTGGTAGGCGTACAGAAAGCTCAAATCTCTAAAATCGAAAATAATATAACAAATGCTACGGTGGCTACAGTTATGAAGGTATTCGATGCGCTGAATGCAGAGCTTAAGTTTAGCATTAAACTGGAAGGCAAAAGATTGGAAGCAGAATTACATTAA
- a CDS encoding superoxide dismutase family protein, whose protein sequence is MKGQTLALLAGCAFLAASCCTTKTYTVNAKSGTETGGTAKFTQKGEEVTMKLEVTNLTPGIHAVHIHEKGDCSAADGTSTGGHWNPSKNDHGKWGAEHFHMGDIGNLTADASGKAVLTFKTDKWCLGCTDESKNIIGKGLIVHAAADDFHTQPTGNAGGRVGCVEIK, encoded by the coding sequence ATGAAAGGACAAACATTAGCATTACTGGCGGGTTGTGCATTTTTAGCGGCTTCATGCTGCACAACGAAAACGTACACGGTTAACGCTAAGAGTGGAACAGAGACTGGCGGAACAGCCAAGTTTACCCAGAAAGGAGAAGAGGTAACCATGAAACTTGAAGTAACGAATCTTACTCCTGGAATCCATGCCGTGCATATTCATGAGAAAGGAGACTGCTCTGCGGCAGACGGAACTTCTACAGGAGGTCACTGGAATCCATCCAAAAACGACCACGGAAAATGGGGTGCCGAACATTTCCATATGGGAGATATCGGTAACCTTACTGCGGATGCAAGCGGAAAAGCGGTGCTTACTTTCAAAACCGATAAATGGTGCCTGGGATGTACGGACGAATCTAAAAACATCATTGGAAAGGGGCTGATTGTACATGCGGCGGCAGATGATTTCCATACCCAGCCTACCGGAAATGCGGGAGGAAGAGTGGGATGCGTGGAAATTAAATAA
- a CDS encoding TonB-dependent receptor, which translates to MKAQGKKLLLLITFLTFIAGYSQVKISGKVTFKSKGINEINVTLKDTYDGATTDAQGNFSFETSEKGNHILTFTHPKYQSIEKAVVIENQDISVNTELKEQISEIDAVVVSAGSIEASDKKRATALLTPIDIYTTAGADGQISSALNYLPGVQKVGESEGLFIRGGTGTESKIFMDGSLINNYFSNSVPGIAGRDRFNTSLFKGNIFSSGGYSALYGQALSGALMLESVDLPDQSSYDFGISPIFLSAGFQKLGSDKNHSFGATLGYSLLSVMQNVFNFNTDFIDAPQGLNGDFNFRIKTKSGGFLKYYGMYDSNKMGVKTQSLEPEYDFALVRLKGKNTYHNLSFKQKFGKYLLNAGTSYSYNRSDLNFSTETNDQESDPSQLLTEGNYINFKAVIERKINKISAVRAGFELNNTDEKLNFTEVRKHYKDLISSAFAETDLGFSNALSAKIGFRAEHSSFLGKSNFAPRFALAYRLAKDWTTSIAYGLFYQNPESRYINGPADLDFQKSQHYIFQVQRASEGRSLRFEAFYKKYDQLIKTFNITPDSQQNQQIQSALNNDGYGYAKGLELFWRDKKTFKNIDYWLSYSFLDSERDFTNYPVSLKPNFASAHTLSAVAKRFIPEWKLGVNLSYTYAKGRPYYDIATKTENSNVVNYIRNEGTLKDYNALNISFNYLPNLGKKDAKAFMVFVLSVSNVLGSKNVYGYNFSMDGSRSSSVVPPVNTFVFVGAFISFGVDRTEDAINNNL; encoded by the coding sequence ATGAAAGCACAAGGAAAAAAACTTTTACTGCTGATCACTTTTCTCACCTTTATTGCGGGCTATTCGCAGGTAAAGATCTCGGGAAAGGTCACTTTTAAAAGCAAAGGCATTAATGAAATCAATGTCACACTAAAAGACACTTATGATGGTGCAACTACAGATGCACAGGGAAATTTTTCCTTTGAAACAAGTGAAAAAGGAAATCATATCCTAACTTTTACCCATCCCAAATACCAGAGCATTGAAAAAGCAGTTGTGATTGAAAATCAGGATATCTCTGTCAATACAGAACTTAAAGAACAGATCAGTGAGATTGATGCCGTTGTGGTATCTGCAGGTTCCATAGAAGCCAGCGATAAGAAAAGAGCTACAGCGCTGCTGACTCCCATTGATATTTATACCACAGCGGGTGCAGACGGCCAGATCTCTTCTGCCTTAAATTATCTTCCGGGCGTTCAGAAAGTAGGCGAGTCAGAAGGTCTTTTCATCCGGGGAGGGACCGGAACGGAATCCAAGATTTTTATGGATGGAAGCTTAATTAACAATTATTTCTCAAACTCAGTTCCCGGAATTGCAGGAAGGGACCGTTTTAATACCTCGCTTTTTAAAGGGAATATTTTTTCCAGCGGCGGATATTCTGCATTGTACGGGCAGGCGCTTTCAGGCGCGCTGATGCTGGAAAGTGTAGATCTTCCGGACCAAAGCTCTTATGATTTTGGAATTTCACCCATCTTTTTAAGTGCAGGATTTCAGAAACTGGGATCAGATAAAAATCATTCTTTCGGAGCAACTTTGGGCTATTCGCTCCTGAGCGTTATGCAGAATGTTTTTAATTTTAATACCGATTTTATTGATGCTCCGCAGGGCCTGAACGGAGATTTTAATTTCAGAATTAAAACAAAATCAGGTGGATTCCTTAAATATTACGGAATGTATGATTCCAATAAAATGGGGGTAAAAACACAAAGTCTGGAGCCGGAGTATGATTTTGCACTGGTAAGACTGAAAGGAAAAAATACCTACCACAATCTGTCTTTTAAGCAAAAATTCGGGAAATATCTTCTGAATGCCGGAACGTCTTATTCCTACAACAGATCCGATCTGAATTTTTCCACGGAAACAAATGATCAGGAATCAGATCCGTCCCAGCTTTTAACTGAAGGAAATTACATCAATTTTAAAGCAGTTATTGAAAGGAAGATCAATAAAATAAGCGCAGTAAGAGCAGGTTTTGAACTGAATAACACAGATGAAAAACTAAACTTTACAGAAGTCCGCAAGCATTATAAAGACCTGATTTCTTCCGCTTTTGCAGAAACAGATCTGGGTTTCAGTAACGCATTGTCCGCAAAAATTGGGTTTAGGGCAGAGCATTCTTCTTTCTTAGGAAAAAGCAATTTTGCACCGCGCTTTGCATTGGCTTACCGTCTGGCTAAGGACTGGACAACCTCCATTGCGTATGGATTGTTTTATCAGAACCCAGAAAGCAGATACATCAACGGCCCTGCGGATCTGGATTTCCAGAAATCACAACATTATATTTTTCAGGTGCAGAGGGCATCGGAGGGGAGAAGCCTGCGTTTTGAGGCTTTTTACAAAAAGTATGATCAGCTGATCAAAACATTCAATATCACACCGGACAGCCAGCAAAACCAGCAGATACAAAGCGCATTGAACAATGACGGTTACGGGTATGCAAAAGGACTCGAATTGTTCTGGAGAGACAAAAAAACCTTTAAAAATATAGATTACTGGCTCAGTTACTCATTCCTGGACTCTGAAAGGGACTTCACCAATTATCCCGTAAGCCTGAAACCGAATTTTGCATCCGCTCACACACTTTCAGCAGTAGCCAAAAGATTTATCCCGGAATGGAAATTAGGAGTCAATTTATCCTATACCTATGCGAAAGGACGCCCTTACTACGATATTGCAACGAAAACGGAAAACAGCAATGTGGTGAATTACATCAGAAATGAAGGAACCCTGAAAGATTATAATGCGCTTAACATCAGCTTTAATTATCTTCCGAACCTCGGAAAAAAAGATGCCAAAGCCTTCATGGTATTTGTTCTGAGTGTTTCCAATGTTTTAGGATCTAAAAATGTCTACGGCTATAATTTCTCGATGGATGGAAGCAGAAGCTCTTCGGTAGTTCCACCGGTAAATACCTTTGTGTTTGTAGGCGCCTTCATCAGTTTTGGTGTAGACAGAACAGAGGATGCCATCAATAATAATTTATAA
- a CDS encoding 2TM domain-containing protein — translation MKRKGFIILLWVSLGTALFFFLFFTKEKNFHNFLITLLISSMYSFVLGLGNALINEFLNRKFPWSETTRIRAVLSVISIIIGNFILVYFCNYMNYVVIQKTATTEAFFSKEYGTTNWFMINIALLISAFLHAKSFMEELKKTSRKEVVEQKLIAKSANAQFESLKNQLDPHFLFNSLNVLSSLIDENPNQAQKFTASMSKIYRYVLEQKDKELVTVEDEIEFAKTYCELLKTRFEDSVDFIFDVKKEDYKRYVVPLSLQLLLENCIKHNFATSARPLVIKIFSDNDTLCIENNLQAREQMKESAGIGLANIVQRYALLTKKNVFIEKSEDYFKVKVPILSDKPSNINAKTDIEDGSYEKAKKRVKELKGFYGNLISYCTVIPFLIIVNLLTSPHNLWFYFPMLGWGVGVASHAFQVFGVGESWKERKIREIMEKQKNRR, via the coding sequence ATGAAACGTAAGGGATTTATAATATTACTTTGGGTATCGCTGGGAACGGCGCTGTTTTTCTTTTTATTTTTTACCAAAGAGAAAAACTTCCACAATTTTCTGATCACGCTGCTGATCTCATCGATGTATTCATTCGTTCTTGGCCTGGGAAACGCCCTGATTAATGAGTTTCTCAACAGGAAGTTTCCCTGGTCGGAAACTACGCGGATCAGGGCCGTATTAAGCGTCATATCCATCATTATCGGAAATTTTATTCTGGTCTATTTCTGTAACTATATGAACTATGTGGTGATTCAGAAAACAGCAACAACAGAAGCTTTTTTTTCTAAAGAATACGGCACCACCAACTGGTTTATGATCAATATTGCCCTTCTGATTTCAGCGTTTCTTCATGCCAAAAGCTTTATGGAAGAGCTCAAGAAAACCTCAAGAAAGGAAGTGGTGGAACAAAAACTGATCGCGAAATCCGCCAATGCCCAGTTTGAAAGTCTTAAAAACCAGCTGGACCCGCATTTTCTGTTTAATTCTTTAAATGTGCTGAGCTCTTTGATTGATGAAAACCCTAACCAGGCGCAGAAATTTACAGCTTCTATGTCAAAGATCTACCGGTATGTATTGGAACAGAAAGATAAAGAGCTGGTAACCGTAGAAGATGAGATCGAGTTTGCGAAGACTTACTGCGAACTTTTAAAAACCAGGTTTGAAGACAGTGTAGATTTTATTTTTGATGTGAAAAAAGAAGATTACAAAAGATATGTAGTCCCTTTATCCCTGCAGCTTCTGCTGGAAAACTGCATCAAACACAATTTTGCAACCTCTGCACGACCGTTGGTGATTAAAATCTTCTCGGATAATGATACGCTGTGTATTGAAAATAACCTTCAGGCACGGGAGCAGATGAAAGAAAGCGCAGGAATTGGTCTGGCCAATATTGTCCAGCGGTATGCCCTTTTGACAAAGAAAAATGTTTTCATTGAAAAATCTGAAGATTATTTTAAAGTAAAAGTTCCGATATTGTCTGATAAACCCAGTAATATCAATGCTAAAACCGATATTGAAGACGGATCTTATGAAAAAGCAAAGAAACGGGTGAAAGAATTAAAGGGCTTCTACGGAAATCTGATCTCTTACTGTACAGTAATCCCGTTTTTGATCATTGTCAACCTGCTCACCTCCCCGCATAATCTCTGGTTCTATTTTCCTATGCTGGGATGGGGTGTTGGGGTTGCTTCCCATGCATTTCAGGTTTTTGGAGTCGGGGAATCCTGGAAAGAACGAAAGATCCGCGAAATAATGGAAAAACAAAAAAACAGAAGATAA
- a CDS encoding 2TM domain-containing protein — translation MESYDENDIRYEQAKRQVERLRGFYGHLFTYIGINALIVLYNYNHLEPGESYFQFKNFFTATFWGIGLVAHAIVAFLPNISFIKDWEEKQIRRVMEKKKK, via the coding sequence ATGGAAAGCTATGACGAAAATGATATCCGCTATGAGCAGGCCAAAAGGCAGGTAGAACGATTAAGAGGATTTTACGGACACTTATTTACCTATATTGGGATAAATGCTTTAATTGTCCTCTACAATTACAATCATTTAGAACCCGGAGAAAGCTATTTCCAGTTCAAAAACTTCTTTACAGCCACTTTCTGGGGCATTGGGCTTGTTGCTCATGCGATCGTTGCTTTTTTACCCAATATAAGCTTTATCAAAGACTGGGAGGAGAAGCAGATCAGACGGGTGATGGAGAAAAAGAAGAAGTGA
- a CDS encoding methyltransferase family protein, with amino-acid sequence MTTLQILFTISMAAWFLSEFFYKNMLKSGKDDKKDKDKSTLNILWMAIPFSIAASVTVSYVTKIPIAEGQWILYLGEAFILTGIIFRYAIIRSLGKYFTVDVTIKEDHKIKKEGFYQYVRQPSYSFSLLTSLGLGLYLNNWLSLILAILPPFLAFTYRIKVEEQALIEQFGEEYLEYRKKTKKLIPFIY; translated from the coding sequence ATGACTACACTCCAAATCCTCTTCACCATTTCAATGGCCGCCTGGTTCCTCTCCGAATTCTTTTACAAAAACATGTTGAAATCCGGGAAGGATGACAAAAAAGATAAGGATAAGTCTACCCTGAATATTTTATGGATGGCCATTCCATTTTCCATTGCTGCTTCAGTAACTGTGTCTTATGTGACCAAAATTCCTATTGCTGAGGGGCAGTGGATATTGTACTTAGGAGAAGCTTTTATTTTAACAGGGATTATTTTCAGATATGCTATTATCAGGTCTTTAGGGAAATATTTTACGGTAGATGTCACAATAAAAGAAGACCATAAGATTAAGAAGGAGGGATTCTACCAATATGTGAGGCAACCTTCGTATTCATTTTCTCTTCTAACATCTTTAGGATTAGGCTTGTATCTCAATAACTGGCTTTCATTAATTCTGGCCATCCTGCCGCCTTTTTTAGCTTTTACGTACCGGATCAAGGTTGAAGAACAGGCTCTGATTGAACAATTCGGGGAAGAATATCTCGAATACAGAAAAAAGACAAAAAAGCTCATTCCGTTTATTTACTGA
- a CDS encoding 2TM domain-containing protein, which produces METTSIDKETYAYRRASRRVKELKGFYGNLTSYCLVIPFLFVLNMITAPQHLWFYWPMLGWGVGIVAHGISVFGIGKEWEERKIRELMEQDNKNTKTL; this is translated from the coding sequence ATGGAAACTACATCAATCGACAAAGAAACTTATGCATACAGAAGAGCATCAAGAAGAGTAAAAGAACTGAAAGGATTTTACGGAAACCTTACTTCTTACTGCCTGGTTATTCCTTTTTTATTTGTGTTAAACATGATTACAGCTCCTCAGCACTTATGGTTTTACTGGCCGATGCTTGGATGGGGAGTAGGGATTGTAGCGCATGGAATCAGCGTTTTCGGGATCGGAAAAGAATGGGAAGAAAGAAAGATCAGAGAGCTTATGGAGCAGGACAATAAGAATACAAAAACACTTTAA
- a CDS encoding 2TM domain-containing protein, whose product MDYNSAQERVNQLKKFYKSLLWFGIVAGIIFFDDIFEEGKFNFSLFDGSIILAIWGIVLTVKAVKLFVFDADWENDIIEREMRKDKKNIHF is encoded by the coding sequence ATGGATTACAACAGCGCACAGGAAAGAGTGAACCAGCTTAAGAAATTTTACAAAAGTCTTTTGTGGTTTGGAATCGTAGCCGGAATCATATTCTTTGATGATATTTTTGAAGAAGGAAAATTTAATTTTTCCCTGTTTGACGGATCAATTATTCTTGCGATATGGGGAATTGTCCTTACCGTTAAAGCCGTAAAACTGTTTGTTTTTGATGCAGACTGGGAAAATGATATTATTGAAAGAGAAATGAGAAAAGACAAAAAGAACATACATTTTTAA